One Nocardia iowensis DNA window includes the following coding sequences:
- a CDS encoding chlorophyllase/cutinase-like alpha/beta fold protein: MSRNNFAPKRRTLLTLVVTAAALLVAPVLPAVAAPQAVDWDKPGPHQVQVQAMTDHTLYFPAKMDRHPVIIWGNGSLARPAIYDGLLRHWASHGFIVAAANTVWATSGSEMLQGIDLLTRLNQQADSPFHQKVDLANIGASGHSRGGGGSLNAGADPRVDTTVPIEPGPRPSSAGLRGPTFLLAGENDTIVTPAGVKQYYESADHVVAIYGSLAGAGHFTPLNDGGGFRGPSTAWLAFQLKGDERARGEFFGANCGICTSKAWSEVQRNRLAQQVPGPNGA; the protein is encoded by the coding sequence TTGTCCCGCAACAATTTTGCACCGAAGCGACGCACACTGCTAACTCTGGTTGTCACCGCCGCAGCCCTTCTCGTCGCCCCCGTCCTGCCTGCCGTCGCCGCGCCGCAGGCGGTCGACTGGGACAAGCCGGGACCGCACCAGGTGCAGGTGCAGGCCATGACGGACCACACGCTGTACTTCCCGGCCAAGATGGATCGACACCCCGTGATCATTTGGGGCAATGGCTCTCTGGCGCGGCCGGCGATCTACGACGGGCTACTTCGGCACTGGGCCAGCCACGGTTTCATCGTCGCCGCGGCGAACACCGTTTGGGCCACCAGTGGTAGCGAGATGCTCCAGGGCATCGATCTCCTCACCCGGCTCAACCAGCAGGCGGACAGTCCCTTCCACCAGAAGGTGGATCTGGCGAACATCGGCGCCTCCGGCCATTCCAGGGGCGGCGGGGGCAGCCTCAATGCCGGCGCGGATCCTCGTGTCGACACCACAGTGCCGATCGAACCGGGCCCGCGCCCCAGTTCCGCTGGCCTACGCGGACCCACCTTTCTCCTGGCCGGTGAGAACGACACCATCGTCACCCCGGCTGGGGTGAAGCAGTACTACGAGAGCGCCGACCACGTAGTCGCGATCTACGGGTCACTGGCGGGCGCCGGGCACTTCACCCCGCTGAACGACGGCGGCGGGTTCCGGGGACCCAGCACAGCCTGGCTCGCCTTCCAGCTGAAGGGCGACGAGCGAGCCAGGGGCGAATTCTTCGGCGCCAACTGTGGGATCTGCACGAGCAAGGCTTGGAGCGAAGTTCAGCGCAACCGCCTGGCACAGCAGGTGCCTGGGCCGAACGGCGCCTAA